The Corynebacterium jeddahense genome has a window encoding:
- a CDS encoding ABC transporter permease, with the protein MRRNCSQAEDTHKEADLLGVQEPITVEVNMRGMRKLNVRPPLQLYLQQLWGRRHFIVTDARFRAFRTAKSYNLWRFWLIAQPLLDATMYGIIFGFLLKTSRGVENFIGFLIIGVTFFGFLTSLVNGGQSLVQTSKNLIQAFSFPKATLVFSQSLRYLIDNLPALLIAIVFALVAQWHKPISWTVILVIPLTFLVWAFGTGLMFIVARITAFLPDFKVIISVGIRAWFFSSGIFFPLERYAHSPILYKIFSLNPGYIFLTAIRDSVLYATVPSAQTWLTLIAWSLGTFIVGLVFFWMAEERYINVHA; encoded by the coding sequence ATGCGTCGCAATTGCTCGCAGGCCGAGGACACTCACAAGGAAGCTGATCTACTGGGCGTCCAAGAACCCATTACAGTTGAAGTGAACATGCGCGGAATGCGCAAACTTAATGTACGCCCCCCGCTGCAGTTGTATCTACAACAGCTGTGGGGGAGAAGGCACTTCATTGTTACCGACGCTCGCTTTCGTGCTTTCCGCACGGCCAAGAGTTATAACCTGTGGCGCTTTTGGCTCATCGCGCAACCGCTGCTAGACGCCACCATGTACGGCATCATCTTCGGCTTCCTGCTGAAGACATCGCGCGGCGTGGAGAACTTCATTGGCTTCCTCATAATTGGCGTGACATTCTTCGGGTTCCTTACGTCTTTAGTCAATGGGGGCCAGTCCCTTGTGCAAACTTCGAAGAACCTCATCCAAGCGTTCTCGTTCCCCAAAGCCACGCTTGTTTTTTCCCAGTCCCTGAGGTATCTTATTGACAACCTGCCGGCACTGCTCATTGCAATTGTGTTTGCACTCGTGGCCCAGTGGCACAAGCCTATCTCGTGGACGGTCATCCTTGTTATCCCGCTCACATTTCTCGTGTGGGCGTTCGGTACCGGGCTCATGTTCATCGTCGCCCGCATCACCGCATTCCTGCCGGATTTCAAGGTGATCATCAGCGTAGGCATCCGTGCGTGGTTTTTCAGCTCGGGCATCTTCTTTCCGCTTGAGCGATACGCCCACTCGCCAATTCTGTACAAGATCTTCTCGTTGAACCCGGGGTATATCTTTCTCACCGCGATCCGCGACAGCGTGCTCTACGCCACCGTTCCATCCGCGCAAACCTGGCTCACCCTCATCGCCTGGAGCCTGGGCACGTTCATCGTCGGTCTCGTCTTCTTCTGGATGGCCGAGGAAAGGTACATCAATGTCCACGCATAA
- a CDS encoding glycosyltransferase family 4 protein: MNKRAGYTFSRAQFAPLAASSFAAQIARDPAAFASKVSTRLTGRPLRLWGSAGEQLPGDFAVPIYKSDYGGFKGTVLHVLTNSLPHSTGGYAIRSHEILKAQAEIGLSPSAITRLGYPVSVGKMPAGAFELVDAIQYARVLPSFYPLRFAKQVRLHADCIAREAEERGASVLHTTTPWPNAAATSLAAAKLGIPWVYEVRGEPEATWAAYQPAESQPEQSAYFHAARAKEEEAMRAAAAVVVLSQTSKEAIQARGVHGRIVVVPNAIDAGSPAKRIDQEEARHVLKLPQRRYVGAVSSVVEYEGFDTLIRSLHRLPRDVAVLLVGDGTYLPALKRLAATERLADRVVFAGRQPTTQIAPWYCALDVFVSPRVDTPVTRTVTPMKTLQAHAFGIPVVASDLPALREVTRQKAFYFTPGDPAALAQAIRMALAAPRKAVPSLPTWADAAGTYSELYASL, translated from the coding sequence ATGAATAAGCGAGCAGGATACACGTTTAGTCGCGCGCAGTTTGCCCCACTTGCGGCCAGCAGCTTTGCTGCCCAGATCGCACGAGATCCGGCGGCATTTGCATCGAAGGTGAGCACCCGGCTTACCGGCCGGCCCCTTCGCCTGTGGGGATCGGCTGGGGAACAGCTTCCAGGAGATTTTGCGGTTCCGATCTACAAATCTGACTACGGGGGCTTTAAAGGCACTGTCCTGCACGTCCTGACGAACTCGCTGCCCCACTCGACCGGCGGATACGCGATTCGCAGCCACGAAATACTCAAGGCGCAGGCAGAGATTGGGTTATCCCCGTCAGCGATCACCAGGCTGGGCTATCCGGTCAGTGTGGGCAAGATGCCAGCCGGAGCCTTTGAGCTTGTCGACGCCATCCAGTACGCCCGCGTACTCCCATCTTTCTACCCCCTTCGATTTGCGAAGCAAGTACGATTGCACGCCGATTGCATAGCCCGCGAAGCCGAGGAGCGTGGCGCTAGCGTCTTGCACACAACGACGCCGTGGCCAAACGCCGCAGCAACCTCCCTCGCTGCCGCCAAGTTGGGTATCCCATGGGTGTACGAAGTTCGGGGTGAGCCGGAGGCCACGTGGGCGGCGTACCAGCCAGCGGAATCTCAGCCGGAGCAGTCCGCATACTTTCACGCCGCGCGGGCGAAGGAGGAGGAAGCGATGCGGGCAGCCGCTGCGGTTGTCGTGCTGAGCCAAACCTCCAAGGAGGCGATCCAAGCGCGCGGCGTTCACGGTCGCATCGTTGTAGTGCCGAACGCGATCGATGCCGGCTCGCCCGCGAAACGGATAGACCAGGAGGAAGCCCGCCACGTACTCAAGCTGCCCCAGCGACGGTATGTCGGAGCCGTGAGCTCGGTGGTGGAGTACGAGGGCTTCGATACCCTCATCCGTTCGCTTCATCGCCTACCCCGAGACGTGGCGGTACTACTGGTCGGTGACGGCACTTACTTGCCAGCGCTGAAAAGGCTCGCCGCCACGGAACGACTAGCGGATCGAGTGGTGTTCGCAGGCCGCCAACCTACGACCCAAATCGCCCCCTGGTACTGCGCGCTCGACGTGTTTGTCTCACCCCGCGTAGACACGCCCGTCACTCGTACGGTCACACCGATGAAAACGCTCCAAGCACACGCGTTTGGCATCCCCGTAGTGGCTTCAGACCTGCCCGCGCTGCGGGAAGTGACCAGGCAAAAAGCGTTCTACTTCACGCCTGGCGATCCAGCTGCACTTGCACAGGCGATACGGATGGCCCTTGCCGCCCCCCGGAAAGCTGTTCCTAGCCTCCCAACGTGGGCGGACGCCGCCGGCACGTACTCCGAGCTCTACGCGAGTTTGTAG
- a CDS encoding CgeB family protein, protein MHVPRTFKLNFALTSLGFATLSASRLAAPVLKKHQRSTMEGVGLALIGVGEAAKLVRNEKESQRAAERAKTTDRALNRILARIESQPRVTKASRRRAAKPRKLEEHRVAAILDEFSYHSFALECQLIPITPENWRDRFEQEQPDLFFCESAWSGSDPIARPWRGKIYASENFSHENRSALLDILQYCKREGIPTVFWNKEDPSHFDDRAHNFVATATHFDHIFTTDAACVPRYQQEYGHPSVHVLQFAAQPKLFNPIEITRRSDDAVFAGGWYDNHVERSKDMVTIFDAVIASGHNLKIYDRYANFADDTTHIFPRRYQPYINPPVPGDQVAKVYKESTLGITLNTETESETMFARRIFELMACNTFVISNYSRGVDQLFGDTVLFLDQHPEDLRVLSTLRIDDARHRNLKTVLRDHTYRHRFEQIARVAGLEFAPTEPAVAATAVVTDPAQSEAAFTYLRQLSGPNVVAKILLVGPTVEPFDYGLLLRDYNQDGVQVIRFAEDAPRRGEVLSATEVDHFLVFPAATLPDPLNLEDTLEDLLLHAQYAPGAITMAHSQQPFTFVTQSLKDTVLIPAVAAEPTLGAVIANLPFEQLLIA, encoded by the coding sequence ATGCATGTGCCCCGCACCTTTAAGCTCAACTTCGCCCTTACTTCACTTGGATTTGCCACATTGTCCGCGTCTCGACTTGCGGCGCCTGTACTGAAGAAGCACCAGCGAAGCACGATGGAAGGCGTGGGTCTCGCACTCATTGGCGTGGGTGAAGCTGCGAAACTCGTACGCAACGAGAAGGAATCACAGCGGGCAGCGGAGCGGGCAAAGACGACCGACCGCGCCCTTAACAGGATCCTGGCCAGGATCGAATCCCAACCGCGCGTAACCAAAGCTTCGAGGCGTCGCGCCGCGAAGCCCCGTAAGCTCGAGGAACACCGCGTTGCCGCCATCCTCGATGAGTTCTCCTATCACAGCTTCGCACTAGAATGCCAGCTCATCCCCATCACTCCGGAGAATTGGCGTGATCGTTTCGAGCAGGAACAACCGGATCTGTTCTTCTGCGAGTCGGCATGGTCGGGCAGCGACCCTATCGCACGCCCTTGGCGCGGCAAGATCTACGCCTCGGAGAACTTCTCGCACGAAAACCGTTCGGCTTTGCTCGATATTCTCCAGTACTGCAAGCGCGAGGGTATCCCTACCGTCTTCTGGAACAAAGAGGATCCCTCACATTTCGACGACCGTGCCCACAACTTCGTCGCCACCGCTACCCATTTCGACCATATCTTCACCACGGACGCCGCCTGTGTGCCTCGCTACCAGCAAGAATACGGCCACCCCAGTGTCCACGTCCTACAATTCGCGGCTCAGCCTAAATTGTTTAACCCCATCGAGATCACGCGCCGCAGCGATGATGCTGTCTTCGCCGGCGGCTGGTATGACAACCACGTCGAGCGCTCGAAGGATATGGTTACGATTTTTGATGCAGTCATTGCCTCCGGTCACAACCTCAAGATCTACGACCGTTACGCAAACTTTGCCGACGACACCACTCACATTTTCCCGCGGCGCTACCAGCCGTACATCAACCCGCCTGTCCCCGGCGACCAGGTAGCAAAGGTGTATAAGGAATCTACCCTTGGTATCACGCTGAACACTGAGACCGAATCGGAGACCATGTTTGCTCGCCGCATCTTTGAGCTCATGGCCTGCAACACCTTTGTCATCTCGAACTACTCGCGCGGTGTCGACCAGCTCTTCGGAGACACCGTCCTTTTCCTCGACCAACACCCAGAGGATCTCAGGGTATTGAGCACATTGCGAATCGACGACGCACGGCACCGTAACCTTAAAACAGTCCTGCGCGACCACACCTACCGTCACCGCTTTGAACAGATTGCCCGCGTAGCGGGTCTCGAGTTCGCGCCTACCGAACCGGCAGTGGCCGCTACTGCGGTGGTCACCGACCCCGCACAATCTGAAGCCGCCTTCACCTATCTCCGCCAGCTCAGCGGCCCCAACGTCGTTGCGAAGATCCTCCTCGTCGGCCCCACCGTCGAACCCTTCGACTACGGTCTGCTCCTGCGCGACTACAACCAAGACGGCGTGCAGGTGATCCGCTTCGCGGAGGATGCTCCGCGTAGGGGAGAGGTCCTCAGCGCTACTGAAGTAGACCACTTCCTCGTTTTCCCTGCCGCAACTCTGCCGGACCCTCTTAATCTGGAGGACACCCTCGAGGATCTATTGCTTCACGCCCAATATGCCCCGGGAGCCATAACTATGGCCCACAGCCAACAACCATTTACTTTCGTCACCCAGAGTCTGAAAGACACCGTATTGATTCCCGCAGTTGCGGCCGAACCAACCCTCGGCGCAGTCATCGCCAACCTACCCTTCGAGCAGCTTCTCATCGCCTAA
- a CDS encoding glycosyltransferase yields the protein MNPIVSVIVPSYNPGAKFTQCLASLDRLREVLEFQAVLVDDCSTDSTYARIVRFGGTRDWVTPHQLERNSGSPSKPRNIGLTLATGDYVIYLDADDQILPEGVIAALDVARRTNADFVRAPLIRVDGGGEQLMNTIDNWSAFRSRSEKAKAIVRFHSTIPTALFSRQFLLDHALTWSTDLHIAEDAVFLYQALAAGTVEYADVPLYIYDSTSVAGQTSATQRYENAEMRNHIIAWSECQRILATLGIDYFATRGQVALQAVIRNMIRYNRNGFDRDTFREFGNLLRSHPSVAQYTYNDRFAEIRDLILADRYEDFLEAIKARMVIAGPDLKFIIPALPTLEQHYQVCIDEWLSHDEHDQLRSEKLLSWAEIIFCEWMLGNAVWYSERKKPEQRLVVRLHRFELTKEYGLDVETENVDRFVVIAPALVDELQITFGIPRTRIAYVPNFIPINDYDRGTDPSRVFNLAMVGFVPKLKGLHRALELLAELRKYDKRYTLSLYGKHPSEYPWVMSNPEEVAYFEYCNQIVRENNLMDAVHFGGWIDTKKVLSNVGFVLSLSDVEGSHVAATEGFASGAISLILHWPGALFLYPKNFIFRTLDEICGYILDKSDQQVYEREQKIGAEAMKRLYK from the coding sequence ATGAACCCAATTGTCTCGGTCATCGTACCCAGCTACAACCCGGGCGCGAAGTTCACACAATGTCTTGCTTCGCTCGATCGGCTCCGCGAAGTCCTTGAATTTCAAGCCGTGCTCGTGGACGATTGCTCCACCGATTCCACCTATGCCCGTATTGTCCGTTTTGGGGGTACTCGCGACTGGGTCACCCCCCACCAGCTGGAACGGAACTCGGGTTCCCCCTCGAAGCCGCGTAACATCGGTCTAACACTCGCCACCGGCGATTACGTCATCTACCTGGACGCGGACGACCAAATCCTGCCAGAGGGCGTCATCGCCGCCCTCGATGTCGCCCGACGCACCAACGCCGACTTCGTCCGCGCTCCCTTGATTCGCGTCGACGGCGGCGGCGAACAGCTCATGAACACCATCGACAACTGGTCGGCCTTTCGCTCCCGTTCCGAGAAAGCTAAGGCGATCGTTCGCTTCCACAGCACAATCCCGACGGCCCTGTTTTCCCGCCAGTTCCTCCTGGATCATGCCCTCACTTGGTCCACGGATCTGCACATCGCGGAGGACGCCGTCTTCCTCTATCAGGCCTTGGCTGCTGGAACAGTGGAATACGCCGATGTGCCTCTGTACATTTACGATTCCACTTCGGTTGCAGGCCAAACTTCCGCGACACAGCGCTATGAGAATGCCGAAATGCGGAATCACATAATTGCCTGGTCCGAGTGTCAACGAATCTTGGCCACCTTAGGCATCGACTATTTCGCCACCCGTGGGCAAGTTGCCCTCCAGGCTGTCATCAGGAATATGATCCGTTACAATCGCAATGGTTTCGACCGCGACACGTTTCGCGAGTTTGGAAATCTTCTCCGCAGTCACCCATCGGTCGCCCAGTACACATACAATGACCGATTTGCTGAGATCCGTGATCTGATTCTGGCCGATCGATACGAGGATTTTCTAGAGGCAATCAAAGCCCGCATGGTTATTGCTGGCCCAGACTTGAAATTCATCATCCCGGCTCTCCCCACGCTAGAGCAACATTATCAAGTGTGTATTGATGAATGGTTGAGCCACGATGAGCATGACCAATTACGGAGCGAGAAGCTGCTCTCCTGGGCAGAAATAATCTTCTGTGAATGGATGCTGGGCAACGCAGTTTGGTATTCGGAACGTAAAAAACCAGAACAGCGTCTGGTGGTTCGCTTGCACCGTTTTGAACTAACAAAAGAGTACGGTTTGGATGTGGAGACAGAAAACGTTGATCGTTTCGTGGTGATTGCTCCGGCGCTCGTGGATGAGCTGCAAATCACATTCGGTATCCCGCGCACGAGGATTGCTTACGTGCCCAACTTCATACCAATCAACGATTACGACAGGGGAACGGATCCGAGCCGAGTCTTCAATCTAGCGATGGTCGGTTTCGTGCCCAAGCTCAAGGGCCTGCATCGGGCTCTCGAGCTACTCGCAGAGTTGCGCAAGTACGACAAACGCTACACTCTAAGTCTCTATGGAAAGCACCCGAGCGAATACCCGTGGGTCATGTCAAATCCCGAAGAGGTAGCTTACTTTGAGTACTGTAATCAAATCGTGCGTGAAAATAATCTAATGGACGCAGTGCATTTCGGCGGATGGATTGATACCAAAAAGGTACTTTCAAACGTGGGTTTCGTACTGTCCTTGAGCGACGTGGAAGGATCACATGTCGCGGCTACGGAGGGATTCGCATCAGGAGCGATTTCCCTAATTTTGCACTGGCCGGGAGCCCTATTCCTGTATCCGAAAAACTTCATCTTCAGAACGCTTGATGAAATATGTGGCTACATCTTGGACAAAAGTGACCAGCAAGTTTATGAAAGAGAACAGAAAATTGGAGCCGAAGCAATGAAGCGATTGTATAAATAG
- a CDS encoding glycosyltransferase family protein, whose protein sequence is MARRSHPFSSVARATVTRAKRFILRHAPKPVVYQLRKAQKQVKAARVRRVSAGGFPPVVPGSVFALPQRPPHFDLTAGCILDEFSLAAWTPELNLVQVTPGADLPAMDFLLVESAWAGSGGAWKYQLVGEHAPSQELQDVIATCRERGVPTVFWNKEDPAHFEDFRETAALFDFIATTDSGKVSDYKQLFPNAHVFVLPFAAQPALQNPARNDVPETAGDIAFAGTYFRHKFKQRREQMDLLLGAAHRISQQSEAKFTIFSRHAGGDAKYQFPSKWSKHVVGSLPYPEMLSAYRAFKVFLNVNSVVESPSMCARRIFEIAASGTPVVSTESAALRNFFTAEEVPSVRSSDDAELVLRSLLTSELLRRRTTQLALRRVWEEHTYRQRARVIVRELGLGEGEGELPLVSVICSTNRDFELSHLLDQVAAQTYQRVELLVLGHGVEIDSSFARRAEAAEIEGVQVLHRTSQTSLGECLNALVEAANGEIVAKFDDDDFYLPNYLRDQVNTLVNMNADVVGKGSIYFYLPGPNLIARRWKHQEHIWRNFVAGATLVGWREVFADTPFADRTKGEDSDFLLRLERKGRKVYSADSFNYLCIRGNTEHTWAISDAEILANAEVETFGMNVKHVEV, encoded by the coding sequence ATGGCGAGACGCTCGCACCCATTTTCCAGCGTTGCGCGGGCCACCGTGACACGAGCGAAGCGTTTCATCCTGCGCCACGCTCCGAAACCTGTGGTGTATCAACTGCGCAAAGCGCAGAAACAGGTGAAAGCGGCTCGTGTTCGGCGGGTTTCGGCTGGGGGGTTCCCACCAGTGGTGCCGGGAAGCGTTTTTGCACTACCCCAGCGGCCACCTCACTTCGACCTGACGGCCGGATGCATTCTGGACGAGTTCTCTTTAGCGGCGTGGACACCAGAGCTTAACTTAGTCCAGGTGACACCAGGTGCGGACCTTCCGGCGATGGATTTCCTGCTTGTAGAGTCCGCCTGGGCCGGCAGTGGCGGCGCCTGGAAGTACCAGCTTGTCGGGGAACATGCGCCCTCGCAGGAGCTGCAAGATGTAATCGCCACGTGTCGGGAGCGCGGAGTCCCCACTGTCTTCTGGAACAAGGAGGATCCAGCACACTTCGAGGATTTCCGAGAAACCGCCGCGTTGTTCGACTTCATTGCTACGACAGACTCAGGAAAGGTTTCGGATTACAAGCAGCTCTTTCCGAATGCGCACGTGTTCGTCCTTCCGTTCGCCGCGCAGCCCGCACTGCAGAACCCGGCGCGCAACGATGTCCCCGAGACTGCTGGCGACATCGCTTTCGCAGGCACGTACTTCCGGCACAAGTTCAAGCAGCGCCGAGAACAGATGGATCTGCTGTTGGGGGCAGCCCACCGGATCAGCCAGCAGTCCGAGGCCAAGTTCACCATCTTCTCCCGTCATGCAGGTGGGGATGCGAAGTACCAGTTTCCTTCCAAGTGGAGCAAGCACGTGGTTGGTTCGCTCCCCTACCCCGAGATGCTTTCCGCGTATAGGGCGTTCAAGGTCTTCTTGAACGTTAACTCCGTCGTTGAGAGCCCGAGCATGTGCGCACGGCGGATCTTCGAGATTGCTGCGTCGGGGACACCGGTGGTGAGCACCGAGTCGGCAGCGCTTCGGAACTTCTTCACCGCGGAAGAGGTGCCGTCGGTGCGTTCCAGCGATGACGCTGAGCTAGTTCTGCGGTCGTTGCTCACTTCAGAGCTTCTGCGTCGGCGCACCACACAACTCGCATTACGTCGCGTGTGGGAAGAACACACGTATCGGCAGCGGGCGAGGGTAATCGTCCGGGAGCTGGGTCTGGGCGAGGGCGAAGGCGAATTGCCCCTGGTGAGTGTGATCTGCTCAACGAACCGAGACTTTGAACTCTCGCACTTGCTTGATCAAGTGGCTGCCCAAACCTACCAGCGCGTGGAACTTCTTGTCCTCGGACATGGGGTCGAAATTGATTCTTCGTTCGCACGCCGGGCCGAGGCGGCTGAGATTGAGGGGGTGCAAGTACTGCACCGGACAAGCCAAACAAGCCTTGGCGAATGCTTGAACGCGCTCGTGGAGGCTGCGAACGGGGAGATTGTAGCGAAATTTGATGATGATGATTTTTACTTGCCCAACTACCTCCGCGACCAGGTCAACACGCTGGTAAACATGAATGCGGATGTGGTGGGGAAAGGATCGATCTACTTCTACCTGCCTGGCCCGAATCTGATAGCCAGGCGGTGGAAGCACCAGGAACACATCTGGCGCAACTTCGTCGCGGGGGCGACGCTGGTAGGTTGGCGCGAGGTGTTTGCAGACACGCCGTTCGCGGATCGAACAAAGGGCGAGGACAGCGACTTTCTCCTACGGCTGGAGCGCAAGGGGCGAAAGGTGTATTCAGCAGATAGCTTCAACTACCTCTGCATCCGCGGTAACACCGAACACACCTGGGCGATTAGTGATGCAGAGATCCTGGCAAACGCCGAAGTCGAAACGTTCGGGATGAACGTCAAGCACGTGGAGGTGTGA
- a CDS encoding ABC transporter ATP-binding protein — MSTHNPETQSVIQHPAVVAQNIGKDYVLTGADASGGRSFWKQKRARTVDALRGVTFVVQKGESIGIIGRNGSGKSTLLRVIAGSEAPTSGTIHVSCQPTLLGVAPALQSWLTGEQNAYLGLLALGMSPDEARDTVPKIIEWAELGEAATRPMATYSSGMGSKLSFAISTSVRPEVLLVDEALSTGDSAFGAKAHKRMESLLQDAGNVFLVSHILDTVKENCDRTIWIHRGDMIADGHTDEVVQRYQEFSNLFRDGAEAKAIELLRQVRATLPDITIQPVKG, encoded by the coding sequence ATGTCCACGCATAACCCCGAAACTCAATCTGTCATCCAACACCCGGCAGTCGTCGCGCAGAACATCGGCAAGGATTACGTACTCACCGGCGCTGACGCAAGCGGCGGGCGCTCTTTCTGGAAGCAAAAGCGTGCCCGCACTGTCGACGCGCTTCGGGGGGTGACTTTCGTTGTACAGAAAGGCGAATCCATCGGTATCATCGGCCGTAACGGTTCTGGCAAGTCCACCTTGCTTCGTGTTATCGCAGGCAGCGAAGCGCCCACGTCCGGCACTATCCACGTGTCCTGCCAGCCCACTCTGCTCGGTGTCGCACCTGCCCTGCAGAGCTGGCTCACGGGCGAACAGAATGCGTACCTGGGACTCCTCGCCCTGGGCATGTCGCCAGACGAAGCCCGCGACACCGTCCCGAAGATCATCGAGTGGGCCGAGCTGGGAGAGGCAGCCACGCGCCCCATGGCCACTTACTCGTCCGGCATGGGTTCCAAGCTGAGCTTCGCAATCTCCACTTCGGTAAGGCCAGAGGTTTTGCTTGTCGACGAAGCCCTGTCCACCGGCGACTCCGCTTTCGGTGCGAAAGCCCACAAGAGGATGGAATCTCTCCTTCAAGATGCCGGAAACGTTTTCCTCGTTTCTCACATCCTCGATACGGTAAAAGAGAACTGCGACCGCACCATTTGGATCCATCGTGGTGACATGATCGCGGACGGCCACACGGATGAAGTCGTGCAGCGCTACCAGGAGTTTTCAAACCTGTTCCGCGATGGCGCAGAGGCGAAGGCGATCGAACTCCTCCGCCAAGTCCGCGCGACGCTTCCCGACATTACGATTCAGCCAGTCAAGGGCTAG
- a CDS encoding SGNH/GDSL hydrolase family protein, whose product MNIFSTSFETQSIMDERRYIRLKEWGISQDTTKTPSNEYLRSTDGSLAQEAFRLRTDENGFIKTGNEVPDPGRKRKVILLGDSFVESLFEHERLRFPSLFEDQLQKTGFPFVVLNGGYSGENLLHTYNIFLNKVVPLLKYTEKVIFFTSMIDNRAMTSQSSYWSSHTMHAPILDPRNTSRATQMVPPSTVSQRILFRSLLELCQAFGGKPLVVLSPFRSADLGVDPYLDALFPDSSGHTQYIEHYNLINLAARETAAELKVPTLDASSEFIGATENFYDTLHLNTTGQQKMATLLYDFFRSQY is encoded by the coding sequence TTGAATATCTTTTCTACCTCTTTTGAAACACAATCAATCATGGACGAACGACGATATATCCGATTAAAAGAGTGGGGCATTTCGCAGGACACCACGAAAACCCCCTCCAATGAGTATTTGAGGAGTACTGATGGGTCACTCGCCCAAGAGGCTTTTCGGCTCCGCACGGACGAAAACGGTTTCATCAAGACTGGAAATGAAGTCCCAGACCCGGGACGTAAGCGAAAAGTGATTCTCTTGGGAGACTCATTTGTTGAATCCCTATTTGAACACGAGAGATTGAGATTTCCCTCCCTTTTTGAGGATCAGCTGCAAAAGACGGGGTTTCCCTTCGTTGTATTAAACGGTGGGTACTCGGGAGAAAACTTGTTGCATACTTACAACATCTTTTTGAATAAAGTTGTACCCCTGTTGAAGTACACTGAAAAAGTCATTTTCTTTACTTCAATGATCGACAACCGTGCGATGACCTCGCAGTCGTCATACTGGTCCAGTCACACGATGCATGCACCGATATTGGACCCTCGGAACACCAGTAGGGCGACACAGATGGTTCCCCCCAGCACGGTCTCGCAGAGAATTTTGTTTCGCAGCCTATTAGAGCTTTGCCAGGCGTTTGGAGGAAAACCGCTGGTAGTTCTTTCTCCGTTTAGAAGCGCCGACCTCGGCGTCGATCCTTACCTTGACGCCCTCTTCCCCGATAGCTCTGGCCATACCCAATACATAGAGCACTATAACCTGATTAATCTCGCCGCACGAGAGACGGCGGCCGAATTAAAAGTTCCAACGCTTGATGCCTCAAGTGAATTCATAGGGGCTACCGAAAATTTTTACGATACGTTGCATTTAAATACTACCGGCCAACAGAAGATGGCGACTTTGCTATACGACTTCTTTAGAAGCCAATATTAG
- a CDS encoding DUF6492 family protein produces the protein MPVVSITFRGDVRLTFLQILSFDRLFELNRLGTLYVVINDPSPEQALETRRILSGLLSANGIISDCMRDRLRIIDWNDVFPSVPKVGQRDQQAIKLGISRLITEEFFLVLDGKNHFVRPSNIFDFFESGNPKLPLTKKVEEFWKRCLYPSVDVMEADDRFKSSMWPSVTPYVMYTKYAREVCQFLENKYCLPLPLVFNETGDATEFLMYYAYVADRYGTDGYADVPQPNKTLFTIAPRYPEQVEALIKSVRDENISMFGLHRNRIPKLTGEQKSLIANLWYTSLLYPWESANWFMVR, from the coding sequence ATACCGGTAGTCTCCATAACTTTCCGGGGCGATGTCCGCCTAACATTTCTGCAGATCTTAAGCTTCGACCGTCTGTTCGAACTTAACCGTCTCGGCACTCTCTATGTCGTCATAAACGACCCAAGTCCTGAACAGGCGCTGGAGACCCGTCGGATACTAAGTGGATTGCTTTCGGCCAATGGAATCATTTCTGACTGTATGCGCGATAGGCTGAGAATAATTGATTGGAATGATGTTTTTCCGAGCGTTCCCAAGGTAGGCCAGCGTGACCAGCAGGCTATCAAACTCGGAATCTCACGGTTGATTACCGAGGAGTTCTTTTTAGTACTTGATGGGAAAAATCATTTTGTCCGACCGTCGAACATATTTGACTTTTTTGAGAGTGGCAATCCCAAACTCCCGTTGACGAAGAAAGTCGAAGAGTTCTGGAAGCGTTGTTTGTATCCCTCGGTTGATGTCATGGAAGCCGACGATCGTTTCAAATCGAGTATGTGGCCATCCGTCACCCCGTACGTTATGTACACAAAATATGCGCGTGAGGTTTGCCAATTCTTGGAGAATAAGTACTGCCTGCCTCTTCCGTTAGTTTTTAATGAAACTGGAGACGCGACTGAGTTTCTGATGTATTATGCTTATGTCGCTGATCGCTACGGGACTGATGGATACGCCGACGTTCCACAGCCCAATAAGACCTTGTTCACAATTGCTCCTCGGTACCCTGAACAAGTTGAAGCGTTGATTAAATCTGTTCGCGACGAAAACATTTCAATGTTCGGACTACATCGCAACCGAATACCTAAACTGACTGGTGAACAGAAAAGCCTTATCGCGAATCTCTGGTACACGAGTCTCCTTTATCCATGGGAATCGGCGAATTGGTTTATGGTGAGGTAA